From a region of the Nonlabens dokdonensis DSW-6 genome:
- a CDS encoding SAM-dependent methyltransferase, translating into MSKTNTLDLIKGLGSSIINEHLNQENLKISIDAIHQQFQKATDISGYDSKMEHLAAIPASKGKALGLNHAAQCLLDYHRTEKFVKAILIAIRNKREANPDKTVSIFYAGCGPYAPLFTLVAPHFKPEEVQFELLEINSSSVTAAQKLIEHLNLKAYLRNIHEADAITFQIEEPREFDILISETLDCMLFRECYVPILANLLPQFHEEITVIPQNVQIDLSFLTSSINEENNQEEKYGSIMNVREVLKDNALEQLLPSHVMNKKVPLAPYDMSRFERILIDTRVHVLNDIWLERGSSSLTIPFEIPLEQPFNFEFINFDYFIDPEIELKCGVE; encoded by the coding sequence ATGTCAAAAACTAATACGCTAGACCTCATCAAAGGGCTAGGCTCTTCCATTATAAATGAACATCTGAATCAAGAAAATCTCAAAATCAGCATCGACGCCATTCATCAACAATTTCAAAAAGCCACCGATATTTCTGGTTATGACTCAAAAATGGAGCATCTTGCTGCCATTCCAGCTTCTAAAGGAAAAGCATTAGGTCTCAACCACGCAGCTCAATGCTTGTTAGATTATCATAGAACGGAGAAATTTGTAAAAGCAATCCTAATAGCTATACGCAATAAGCGAGAGGCTAATCCTGACAAAACAGTTTCTATATTTTATGCAGGCTGTGGTCCTTATGCACCATTATTTACACTTGTAGCACCACATTTTAAACCAGAGGAAGTTCAATTTGAATTGCTAGAGATCAACTCAAGTTCGGTGACTGCAGCCCAAAAATTAATAGAACATTTAAATCTTAAGGCATACCTTAGAAATATCCATGAAGCAGATGCTATTACTTTTCAAATAGAAGAACCACGAGAATTTGACATTTTGATAAGTGAGACTCTAGATTGTATGTTGTTTAGAGAGTGTTATGTTCCTATTTTGGCAAATTTACTGCCGCAGTTTCATGAAGAGATTACAGTTATACCTCAAAATGTGCAGATCGATCTTTCCTTTTTGACGAGCTCCATCAATGAAGAAAATAATCAGGAAGAGAAATACGGTTCTATTATGAATGTGAGAGAAGTTTTAAAAGATAACGCTCTCGAGCAGCTCCTGCCGTCTCACGTAATGAATAAAAAAGTGCCACTAGCACCTTACGATATGTCGCGCTTTGAACGTATTTTAATTGATACCAGAGTACATGTTTTAAATGATATTTGGTTGGAAAGAGGTTCATCCTCGCTTACCATTCCCTTTGAAATTC